From Brochothrix thermosphacta DSM 20171 = FSL F6-1036, a single genomic window includes:
- a CDS encoding chromate transporter, translated as MKQKDTEYKDLMMIMLRTGILGFGGGPSVMPLFQHEIVDKYKWMSSADFDNSLAIANVLPGPIATKVAAYLGYERKKTLGAIWAVFWHLLPSTIAMIALLSAATVLNDSPIVQGVIAAVTPVVVVMLLLMGYRFAKTAYNGLGMILTLIACAVAGILLYYIHPALVIILFTLYGSQHYRLIGGKKK; from the coding sequence CAAAAAGATACAGAGTATAAAGATTTAATGATGATTATGCTACGAACAGGAATATTAGGTTTTGGAGGAGGACCCTCCGTTATGCCGCTATTTCAACATGAGATAGTAGATAAATATAAATGGATGAGTAGTGCAGACTTTGATAACTCGCTTGCGATTGCTAATGTTCTTCCAGGCCCAATCGCAACAAAAGTGGCAGCTTACTTAGGATATGAACGGAAAAAAACTTTAGGCGCAATATGGGCAGTTTTTTGGCATCTATTACCAAGTACAATTGCAATGATTGCTTTATTATCAGCTGCAACAGTATTGAATGACTCACCAATTGTTCAAGGCGTTATCGCTGCAGTAACCCCAGTGGTTGTGGTGATGTTATTACTGATGGGTTATCGTTTTGCTAAGACGGCATATAATGGTTTGGGTATGATATTAACGCTTATAGCATGTGCAGTTGCAGGGATATTACTGTACTATATTCATCCAGCATTGGTCATTATTCTATTTACTCTATACGGTTCACAACATTACCGCTTGATTGGAGGTAAAAAGAAATGA